In one Zobellia galactanivorans genomic region, the following are encoded:
- a CDS encoding HEAT repeat domain-containing protein: protein MLKKITYYHLANITAPKIDTEVLWNLSMVFVGLAVVYFISVFVVRNKISATASITKQRKRELSAMISEFLFYDDSDDVTEKSSYISSKLEIRELLKTPFNRKVLVEILLDLRKDVSGDTQTRLFELYQNLELEKDAFEKLQSWRWEVISKGILELTQMQVESAYGFITKFINHKNSTIRKQAEIATVTLKPEGINYFLDTTRYKISEWQQLKLLDVIRNQEGFVPPKFRVWLTSKNKHVVLFALRLIKYYNQNDANASLIELVKHKNQQIQEEAIACIKEFYVVEAIPVLKSVFKKCATDTKIAILGTIAELGSTDDIDFLRMVEQKESNFSVSSKALTAINTISPESVMPTKDIEKTESYKEPVTEVTPTLSVEEIPQTMEVDEIPFQDDAKAGVSPIENQVEGISPTMPAQASEIAEEGVDAPENIQMEESIPTRFPKVSLNGGEEDQTILSIEVIDALTLPYPEKKDASTEIDDEEESLDYDFLPIVVPPTTDINPPIKNTSMSDSKNPKEKLHRMEVQFEEVAFNKPQEEPSETETPQFDISQIDFLPLVVEGDTTEITPDAENNALKKEINEFGFLPIVTDNESEAADDIAAQADEGAQKIESLEGYTLSDFEVNFEHPENLTPFLNETPKQTFPEAEPDPIATESEDVMTWLLTLNELREMEVDYEVVSPKKDEKPFTDLIPEPVYYDAHEAYMMGLLDDLEEMGDHREVPLLRELLAEESESFIKHRIRGLIDQFSYTKNLNRTKAKEEDRAVQLPSFSIFADLFKNIDQESKLVLLGEIVSVGDEKEIDFLDGLLEDPDPKIRKKAQHALKLLIEKVSKKSEFEKPAAPKPVEELPIDLSSLEPIAPTATTKAKPRSHTPPIATETPKLLDFEFELADTEVLDKKYDEKTLNIEVNESEVVSGEGTFFDSIIEFPKKIIGKLHG from the coding sequence TTGTTAAAAAAAATTACATACTATCACCTTGCCAACATAACAGCCCCAAAAATCGATACGGAGGTGTTGTGGAACCTATCTATGGTGTTCGTTGGCCTGGCAGTAGTATACTTTATCTCGGTATTTGTCGTAAGGAATAAAATATCGGCCACCGCTTCCATCACCAAACAACGAAAAAGGGAACTCTCGGCAATGATAAGCGAGTTCTTGTTCTACGACGATAGTGACGATGTTACCGAGAAATCGAGCTATATCTCCTCTAAACTAGAAATCCGCGAATTGCTCAAAACACCTTTCAACCGAAAGGTTTTGGTCGAAATCTTGCTTGACTTAAGAAAAGATGTTTCCGGAGATACCCAAACGCGACTTTTTGAACTCTACCAAAACCTCGAACTCGAAAAGGATGCCTTTGAAAAACTTCAGAGCTGGCGTTGGGAAGTTATCTCAAAAGGCATTCTTGAACTTACCCAAATGCAGGTAGAATCGGCCTATGGCTTTATTACCAAGTTTATCAACCATAAGAACAGCACCATAAGAAAGCAAGCGGAAATTGCCACGGTAACCCTAAAACCTGAAGGCATCAACTATTTTCTCGATACTACCCGCTATAAAATATCGGAATGGCAACAACTCAAACTCTTAGATGTCATACGGAACCAAGAAGGTTTTGTTCCCCCTAAGTTTAGAGTGTGGTTGACTTCTAAGAACAAACACGTAGTACTCTTTGCCCTTAGGCTAATTAAATATTACAATCAGAACGATGCCAATGCCTCACTCATAGAGCTGGTCAAGCACAAAAACCAACAAATACAGGAAGAGGCCATTGCCTGCATCAAAGAATTTTATGTAGTAGAGGCCATTCCCGTCTTAAAATCGGTTTTTAAAAAATGTGCCACGGATACCAAGATCGCGATCTTAGGTACCATTGCCGAGCTGGGTAGCACCGACGATATCGATTTTTTAAGGATGGTGGAACAAAAAGAGTCCAATTTCTCCGTTTCAAGCAAGGCCCTGACCGCCATTAACACCATTTCACCCGAATCGGTAATGCCTACGAAGGACATCGAAAAGACAGAAAGTTACAAAGAGCCGGTCACAGAAGTAACACCGACTCTTTCCGTAGAAGAAATCCCCCAAACTATGGAAGTTGATGAGATACCTTTTCAAGACGATGCAAAAGCCGGGGTATCACCTATTGAGAATCAAGTGGAAGGGATTTCGCCAACGATGCCGGCGCAAGCAAGCGAAATCGCAGAAGAAGGTGTTGATGCACCAGAAAACATCCAAATGGAGGAATCTATACCCACACGCTTCCCTAAGGTTTCATTGAACGGGGGAGAAGAAGACCAAACAATTTTAAGCATTGAGGTAATCGACGCGCTTACCCTCCCTTATCCCGAGAAAAAAGATGCATCCACCGAAATCGACGACGAAGAAGAATCGCTCGATTATGATTTTTTACCCATAGTCGTGCCCCCTACAACCGACATTAATCCACCTATTAAAAATACAAGCATGTCCGACTCAAAAAACCCCAAGGAGAAACTTCACCGTATGGAAGTTCAATTTGAAGAAGTAGCCTTTAACAAGCCACAAGAAGAACCGTCGGAAACGGAAACGCCCCAATTCGATATTTCCCAAATCGACTTCCTTCCTTTGGTGGTTGAGGGAGATACTACGGAGATTACGCCTGACGCGGAAAACAATGCCTTGAAAAAGGAAATAAACGAATTCGGATTTTTGCCCATTGTTACCGATAACGAATCGGAAGCAGCCGACGACATTGCCGCACAGGCCGATGAAGGCGCTCAAAAAATTGAAAGTTTGGAAGGTTATACGCTTTCCGATTTTGAAGTCAATTTTGAACACCCCGAAAACTTGACACCCTTTTTAAACGAAACTCCGAAGCAGACTTTTCCGGAAGCAGAGCCCGACCCCATAGCTACGGAAAGCGAAGATGTCATGACCTGGCTATTGACCCTTAACGAACTTCGGGAAATGGAAGTGGACTACGAGGTCGTTTCCCCGAAAAAGGATGAAAAACCCTTTACCGATTTAATTCCCGAACCTGTTTATTACGACGCCCATGAAGCGTATATGATGGGCCTCCTTGATGATTTGGAAGAAATGGGCGACCATAGGGAAGTACCCCTTTTACGCGAGCTCTTGGCAGAGGAAAGCGAATCGTTCATCAAGCATCGTATTCGGGGTTTGATCGACCAATTTTCCTATACCAAGAATTTAAACCGGACGAAAGCAAAGGAAGAAGATCGTGCGGTTCAACTTCCTAGCTTTAGCATATTTGCCGACCTGTTCAAGAATATAGACCAAGAATCAAAACTGGTGCTTTTAGGGGAAATAGTGTCGGTCGGTGATGAAAAGGAAATCGATTTTCTCGATGGTTTATTGGAAGATCCCGACCCTAAAATCCGTAAAAAGGCCCAACACGCCTTAAAACTTCTGATCGAAAAAGTTTCAAAAAAGAGCGAGTTCGAAAAACCGGCAGCACCGAAACCGGTAGAAGAACTGCCAATCGACCTTTCGTCATTGGAACCGATTGCCCCAACGGCAACTACAAAAGCCAAGCCTAGGTCGCATACGCCACCAATAGCAACCGAAACCCCTAAGCTTCTCGATTTTGAATTTGAACTTGCCGATACCGAGGTGCTTGACAAGAAATACGACGAAAAAACACTCAACATAGAAGTAAACGAGAGCGAAGTCGTTTCGGGCGAGGGCACTTTCTTCGATTCCATTATAGAGTTTCCTAAAAAAATTATAGGGAAATTGCATGGATAG
- a CDS encoding glycosyltransferase family 2 protein has protein sequence MDSALFHIILDYINIVFLMFTVTLFTLFTIMGYLSTRNSIHYRKKNSFGSLSKVMASPLAPSITIIAPAYNEGLTIVENIRSLMSLRYVNYEVMVVNDGSKDDTLQKMIDAYDLVKVDQKIDPNWKNKPIRGIYKSPHRAFSKLTVIDKENGGKSDALNTGMALSTNRYVGCIDVDCLLLPDALLHVVKSFYQRSEKRVIAVGGVIRVANSCVIEGGQLEEIRLPTNWLARFQLLEYTRSFILGRMAWGSIDSLLIISGAFGFFDREIALAVGGYDTGTVGEDMEIVFKMRRYMHDRKEPYTIEYIPDPLCWTEVPEDLKILVNQRDRWARGNLETLFKHKDMFFNSKYGRLGLLSYPYWFFYEWLAPLMEFFGFFTIITFIYLGILNWEFFIAITAMVYLFSVMFSFYAILWDVFSYNEYKKTKDILTLMLCALIEPILFHPIVVWSAVRGNYKKLFKIKSGWGSQVRKGFAKAA, from the coding sequence ATGGATAGTGCTTTATTCCATATTATTCTAGACTATATAAACATCGTTTTCTTAATGTTTACGGTCACCCTATTCACCTTATTCACCATTATGGGGTATCTGTCCACCAGAAACTCCATCCACTACCGAAAGAAAAACAGTTTTGGCAGCCTATCAAAAGTTATGGCCTCGCCTTTAGCCCCGAGTATAACCATTATAGCCCCGGCCTATAACGAAGGACTTACCATTGTAGAGAACATTCGTTCACTCATGTCGCTTCGCTATGTCAACTACGAGGTCATGGTCGTCAACGACGGTAGTAAAGACGATACGCTTCAAAAGATGATCGATGCCTACGACTTGGTCAAGGTCGATCAAAAAATCGACCCCAACTGGAAAAATAAGCCGATTCGCGGCATCTACAAATCCCCCCACAGGGCATTTTCCAAACTCACGGTCATAGACAAGGAAAACGGAGGGAAATCCGATGCCCTGAATACAGGTATGGCACTTTCAACCAATCGTTATGTCGGTTGCATTGACGTCGATTGTCTTTTGCTGCCCGATGCCTTGCTACATGTGGTAAAATCATTTTACCAACGTTCCGAAAAACGGGTCATTGCGGTCGGGGGCGTAATACGTGTTGCCAATTCCTGTGTCATAGAAGGGGGGCAACTTGAAGAAATACGCCTACCGACAAATTGGTTGGCTCGCTTTCAACTATTGGAATATACCCGCTCCTTTATTTTAGGAAGGATGGCCTGGGGAAGTATCGATAGCCTTTTGATCATTTCAGGGGCCTTTGGTTTTTTTGACCGGGAAATAGCCTTGGCCGTGGGCGGATATGATACGGGAACGGTGGGAGAGGACATGGAAATCGTCTTTAAGATGCGTAGGTATATGCACGACCGTAAAGAGCCTTATACCATAGAATACATTCCCGACCCCTTGTGTTGGACGGAAGTTCCGGAAGACCTCAAGATACTCGTCAACCAAAGGGACCGATGGGCGAGGGGCAACCTCGAGACCTTGTTTAAGCATAAGGATATGTTCTTTAATTCCAAATACGGGCGATTGGGACTCTTAAGTTATCCCTACTGGTTTTTCTATGAATGGCTAGCTCCCCTTATGGAGTTTTTTGGCTTTTTTACCATTATAACCTTTATATATCTAGGTATTTTAAACTGGGAGTTTTTTATCGCCATAACGGCAATGGTTTATCTCTTCTCCGTCATGTTTTCGTTCTATGCCATTCTTTGGGACGTCTTTAGTTACAATGAGTACAAGAAAACGAAGGACATTCTAACGCTTATGTTGTGTGCCCTTATCGAACCGATACTGTTCCACCCGATCGTGGTATGGTCGGCCGTACGCGGAAATTACAAAAAACTGTTTAAAATTAAATCGGGCTGGGGTTCCCAGGTTCGCAAAGGCTTTGCCAAAGCCGCTTGA